A single window of Paenibacillus sp. SYP-B4298 DNA harbors:
- a CDS encoding SGNH/GDSL hydrolase family protein: MKKMKLGYNDKLVMIGDSITDCGRARPVGDGRFETLGNGYVSVVAALLQSTYPELNLQIVNMGISGDTVRDLKARWEQDVLALQPNWLSIMIGINDVWRQFDQPHSIDVHIGLEEYETELEQLIVQTKPQLKGLILMTPFYIEPQADDRMRSKMDEYGAVVKKLAQKHGAALVDTQQAFNKVTEYIYPAALAWDRVHPGLNGHAVLARAFLQSIDYDYNKNL, translated from the coding sequence ATGAAGAAGATGAAGCTGGGGTACAATGACAAATTGGTTATGATTGGGGATTCCATCACAGATTGCGGGCGTGCGCGGCCTGTAGGCGATGGACGGTTCGAGACACTGGGCAACGGCTATGTGAGCGTAGTTGCAGCCTTGCTTCAGTCCACCTACCCCGAGCTGAACCTGCAGATTGTGAATATGGGCATCAGCGGCGATACAGTGCGTGATCTGAAGGCGAGATGGGAGCAGGATGTGCTGGCGTTGCAGCCGAATTGGCTATCAATCATGATCGGAATCAACGATGTATGGCGTCAGTTCGACCAGCCCCATTCAATCGATGTGCATATCGGGTTAGAGGAGTATGAGACTGAGCTGGAGCAATTAATTGTTCAGACCAAGCCGCAGCTAAAGGGACTCATCCTGATGACGCCATTCTATATTGAGCCTCAAGCCGATGACCGGATGCGCAGCAAGATGGATGAATACGGCGCAGTAGTCAAAAAGCTGGCGCAAAAGCACGGAGCAGCGCTGGTGGACACCCAACAGGCATTCAACAAAGTAACCGAGTATATCTATCCGGCTGCGCTTGCCTGGGATCGGGTTCATCCGGGATTGAACGGACATGCCGTGCTGGCACGTGCCTTCTTGCAGTCGATTGATTATGATTATAACAAAAACCTCTAG
- the trpS gene encoding tryptophan--tRNA ligase, with translation MPRVLSGIQPSGQLTLGNYIGAMQNFVKLQDTHECFFMVVDMHAITVPQEPAALREQSEAVAALFIAAGIDPAKASVFMQSHVRAHAELGWLFTTLSYMGELERMTQFKDKSAGKESVGAGLFVYPTLMAADILIYNADLVPVGDDQRQHLELTRDLAQRFNSRFGDYFKMPETYTPKVGARIMSLDDASKKMSKSNPNPASYIALLDPPDTIRKKLSRATTDSGREVRYNPAEKPEISNLMSIYSHCSGLSIEEIEAAYEGQGYGAFKKELAEHVVSVLEPLQAKYHEIRSSGELHRILREGAEKAAAVADRTVLDVKERMGFVLPQ, from the coding sequence ATGCCAAGAGTGTTATCGGGCATTCAGCCGAGCGGCCAATTGACATTGGGCAATTATATCGGAGCGATGCAAAATTTTGTGAAGCTGCAGGATACGCATGAATGCTTCTTCATGGTCGTAGATATGCACGCCATTACTGTCCCACAGGAGCCTGCTGCCTTGCGTGAGCAATCGGAGGCTGTGGCGGCTCTATTCATCGCTGCCGGCATCGATCCGGCCAAGGCGAGTGTCTTCATGCAATCTCATGTCAGGGCGCATGCCGAGCTGGGCTGGTTGTTCACGACGCTGTCCTATATGGGAGAGCTGGAGAGAATGACGCAATTCAAGGATAAATCTGCAGGCAAGGAGTCGGTGGGCGCAGGGCTGTTCGTCTATCCAACATTGATGGCGGCTGACATATTGATCTACAATGCCGATCTGGTTCCAGTCGGTGATGATCAGAGGCAGCATCTGGAGCTGACACGCGACCTGGCGCAGCGCTTCAACAGCCGCTTCGGCGACTACTTCAAGATGCCGGAAACCTATACGCCCAAGGTTGGAGCCCGGATTATGTCGCTGGACGACGCCTCCAAGAAGATGAGCAAGAGCAATCCGAATCCGGCAAGCTATATTGCGCTGCTTGATCCGCCGGATACGATTCGTAAGAAGCTGAGCAGGGCGACGACAGATTCGGGCCGCGAGGTGCGGTATAATCCGGCTGAGAAGCCGGAGATCAGCAACCTGATGAGCATCTATTCGCATTGCTCCGGTCTGTCTATTGAGGAGATAGAGGCCGCATATGAGGGGCAAGGCTATGGCGCCTTCAAGAAGGAGCTGGCTGAGCATGTCGTATCGGTGCTGGAGCCATTGCAGGCGAAATACCATGAGATTCGCAGCTCTGGCGAGCTGCACCGCATTCTGCGCGAGGGAGCCGAGAAGGCCGCGGCTGTTGCTGACCGCACGGTGCTGGATGTTAAGGAAAGAATGGGCTTTGTATTGCCTCAATAG
- a CDS encoding DNA sulfur modification protein DndB, giving the protein MDGLRLQMTIHPYCERYGVATVSLRVQELLNYTAIDPMVQRKLSPMQRRKIANYLQERELEHVFFGPVTLSLRQVNQLARDGADLILRHGSKLSILDGQHRIQALGYVNEQLLKEVRKVERKAAQLKVKYRRSPEEASLVEELEQTEGLLAEIEARRLDLMESELSVQLYIGLDEEEEKQLFGDINSKVQLVSKELGHSFDSTDPLNLVMQQVADYNELLKSAGIERRNNLTAFNKNYTCFSWLYSTATLLFTGKMQPSYEMARKIRKDIPAHIEILHQFLNGVLPHLPEQPGLSQYVCSTRVVQEAIALYAHEFLYADGKYNPDWTTCLTALHHIDWSHDNEELAERFGRLDNGKINLVHEKSMRKHSRMAEFLREKYLISQ; this is encoded by the coding sequence ATGGACGGCTTACGATTACAGATGACGATACACCCCTACTGCGAGCGCTACGGCGTGGCTACCGTCTCGCTTCGTGTGCAGGAGCTGCTCAATTATACGGCAATTGATCCGATGGTACAGCGCAAGCTCAGCCCGATGCAACGGCGCAAAATTGCGAATTACTTGCAGGAGAGGGAGCTGGAGCATGTATTCTTCGGGCCGGTCACGCTGTCGCTTAGGCAGGTCAATCAATTGGCACGTGATGGCGCTGATCTGATCTTGCGTCATGGCTCCAAGCTGAGCATTCTCGACGGACAGCATCGTATTCAGGCACTCGGCTACGTGAATGAGCAACTGCTCAAGGAGGTGCGCAAGGTTGAACGCAAGGCCGCGCAACTGAAGGTCAAATACAGACGTTCACCAGAGGAAGCATCGCTGGTAGAGGAGCTGGAGCAGACCGAGGGTCTGCTGGCAGAGATTGAGGCGCGCCGTCTCGACCTGATGGAGAGCGAGCTGTCTGTGCAACTGTATATTGGGCTGGATGAGGAGGAGGAAAAACAACTGTTTGGAGATATTAACTCCAAGGTACAGCTAGTGAGCAAGGAGCTGGGACATTCCTTCGACTCGACAGACCCGCTCAATCTGGTCATGCAGCAAGTTGCAGACTATAATGAGCTGCTCAAGTCAGCGGGCATCGAACGCCGCAACAATCTTACCGCTTTCAATAAAAATTATACCTGCTTCAGTTGGCTGTATTCGACAGCGACACTGCTCTTTACAGGGAAGATGCAGCCCTCCTATGAGATGGCGCGCAAGATTCGCAAGGATATTCCGGCTCATATCGAAATCCTGCATCAATTCTTGAATGGAGTATTGCCGCACTTGCCGGAGCAGCCGGGCTTGTCCCAGTATGTCTGCTCGACGCGTGTCGTGCAGGAAGCGATCGCCCTCTATGCCCATGAGTTTCTGTACGCCGATGGAAAATACAACCCGGATTGGACTACCTGTCTAACGGCACTTCATCATATCGATTGGTCGCATGATAATGAGGAGCTGGCCGAGCGGTTCGGACGACTGGACAATGGCAAGATTAACCTGGTGCATGAGAAATCGATGCGGAAGCATTCGCGCATGGCGGAATTCCTTCGTGAGAAATATTTAATCTCCCAATAA
- a CDS encoding alpha/beta fold hydrolase encodes MPLIDMPMEQLLQYEGTNPRPDDFDAYWESALAEMKSIAAHVELVPASFQVPYATCYELYFTGVRGARIHAKYVRPTHVTGKHPAVIQFHGYSGQSGDWHDKLSLAFMGYSVLAMDCRGQGGRSEDTGGVKGNTLNGHIIRGLDDQPDQLLFRHIFLDAAQLAGIALELPEVDPERVYAMGASQGGALTIACAALEPRIAKLAPVYPFLSDYKRVWQMDLAKDAYQELRSYFRSFDPQHKREDEVFTKLGYIDLQYLAHRIRGQVLFAVGLMDTICPPSTQFAIYNKITAPKRLEIYPDFGHEDLPGFRDMAIQFFHNDSLE; translated from the coding sequence ATGCCATTAATCGACATGCCGATGGAGCAATTGCTGCAGTATGAAGGTACGAATCCAAGACCCGATGATTTTGATGCGTATTGGGAGAGCGCATTGGCAGAAATGAAATCGATTGCAGCTCATGTCGAGCTAGTGCCCGCCTCGTTCCAAGTCCCGTATGCAACATGCTATGAACTATATTTTACAGGCGTTCGGGGAGCGCGGATTCATGCCAAGTATGTTCGTCCGACACACGTTACGGGCAAGCATCCCGCAGTGATTCAGTTCCACGGCTACAGCGGTCAATCGGGAGATTGGCACGACAAGCTGTCGCTTGCATTCATGGGCTACTCTGTGCTAGCCATGGATTGTAGGGGGCAGGGCGGTCGATCGGAGGATACTGGCGGCGTGAAGGGCAACACGTTGAACGGACATATCATCCGCGGGCTGGATGATCAGCCGGATCAGTTGTTGTTCCGCCATATTTTCCTGGATGCCGCGCAGCTTGCAGGTATAGCGCTGGAGCTGCCGGAGGTGGACCCGGAGCGTGTCTACGCAATGGGCGCCTCACAGGGCGGAGCATTGACGATCGCATGCGCTGCGCTGGAGCCTCGCATAGCGAAGCTGGCGCCGGTGTATCCGTTCCTCTCCGATTATAAGCGAGTATGGCAGATGGATCTGGCGAAGGACGCTTACCAGGAGCTGCGCAGCTACTTCCGCAGCTTCGATCCGCAGCATAAGCGGGAGGATGAGGTATTTACCAAGCTGGGTTATATTGATCTGCAATATCTGGCGCATCGTATTCGTGGGCAAGTGTTATTCGCAGTAGGGCTGATGGACACAATCTGCCCGCCATCCACACAATTTGCCATATACAACAAGATAACGGCACCCAAGCGGCTGGAGATTTACCCCGATTTCGGGCATGAGGATCTTCCAGGCTTTAGAGATATGGCCATTCAGTTTTTCCATAACGACTCATTAGAGTAG
- a CDS encoding methyl-accepting chemotaxis protein gives MQWLNSLSIRNKIVVGSYAIGLLFSIAILIVTGIYDGSFLVSLLIIALVAAITYPVASFIEKTITHSISELTDVAFRIAKGDFSQRVEINSTIGELGHSFNSMIDKLKEILNETSKISRIVSDSSRSILDKNINLKTVMEQVAHSSNELAVGANEISEDVSGMSDSILAIEEKIASYAGTTREINHQSELTLALVEKGRQSVESQSISMRQNVEATAIVANTIEELSRKAQGITKITKTISEIAEQTNLLSLNASIEAARAGEHGRGFAVVAQEVRNLAEESSSSTKEVFGLVRGIEQSVKDAIEKIQANEQIVSEQNERLLESEQVFQEIVSSVQFITGQIASFSQEMESMLESAQRISSSIQNISAITEQSAAGTEEVSAAMNEQIGSVQEMVEETETMQLTVTRLQKTIQVFKF, from the coding sequence ATGCAATGGTTAAATTCATTATCCATCCGCAACAAAATTGTCGTCGGCAGCTATGCAATCGGGCTATTGTTTTCCATTGCCATTTTGATTGTTACGGGAATTTATGACGGGTCGTTTCTTGTAAGCCTTCTCATTATTGCGCTTGTTGCTGCTATCACCTACCCTGTCGCCAGCTTTATAGAGAAAACGATTACACATTCGATTAGCGAGCTGACAGATGTAGCCTTCCGTATTGCCAAGGGCGATTTTTCCCAACGAGTCGAGATCAACAGCACAATCGGTGAGCTTGGGCATTCCTTCAACAGCATGATCGACAAGCTGAAGGAAATTCTGAATGAGACCTCGAAAATTTCGCGGATCGTCTCGGATTCGAGCCGCAGCATTCTCGACAAGAACATCAACCTGAAGACAGTCATGGAGCAGGTCGCACACTCCTCCAATGAACTGGCTGTAGGCGCCAATGAAATCTCTGAGGACGTATCTGGCATGAGTGATTCCATCTTGGCGATTGAAGAGAAGATTGCCTCCTACGCGGGAACGACCAGAGAAATTAACCACCAGTCGGAGCTGACGCTGGCACTTGTTGAGAAGGGCCGTCAGTCTGTGGAGAGCCAGAGCATCAGCATGCGTCAGAACGTTGAAGCAACGGCTATTGTTGCTAACACCATCGAGGAGCTGTCGCGCAAGGCTCAAGGCATTACGAAGATTACGAAGACGATCTCCGAGATTGCCGAGCAGACGAATCTGCTGTCGCTGAATGCCTCTATTGAGGCGGCTCGCGCTGGAGAGCATGGCAGAGGATTCGCTGTGGTCGCTCAGGAGGTGCGTAATCTGGCTGAGGAGTCCTCTTCCTCTACGAAGGAGGTATTCGGCCTGGTTCGCGGCATCGAGCAGAGCGTGAAGGATGCCATTGAGAAGATTCAAGCCAATGAACAGATTGTCAGCGAGCAGAACGAGCGCCTGCTGGAGTCGGAGCAGGTCTTTCAGGAGATTGTAAGCAGCGTACAGTTCATTACGGGGCAGATCGCCTCCTTCTCTCAAGAGATGGAGTCCATGCTGGAGAGCGCACAGAGAATTTCCAGCTCCATACAGAATATCTCGGCCATAACGGAGCAGTCGGCAGCCGGAACAGAGGAAGTATCGGCAGCAATGAACGAGCAGATCGGCTCCGTGCAGGAGATGGTTGAGGAGACGGAGACGATGCAGCTCACCGTTACTCGGCTGCAGAAGACCATTCAAGTCTTCAAATTTTAG
- a CDS encoding CAP domain-containing protein — translation MNKRLFRTIAGTMAAGLIAAGGISAGTASAAPSVNLVPVQWTVDSKDLAELLSQYHISLEQFTGTEGQWLSGSYVVTFPKVDFTLPGAGNNTQGKPSGTTGQPTDSQQHNGSGSAVTPATPGTGSTPTTPSTGTGSTPTTPSPGTGSTPTTPSTGTGSTPTTPSTGTGSTQQSQFTAEVVRLVNVERAKSGLQPLVSDDALANVALDKAKDMANNNYFSHTSPTYGSPFDMMSQYGIKYSYAGENIASGQQSPAQVMQDWMNSQGHRENIMNANFKKIGVGYYNGRWVQMFIG, via the coding sequence ATGAATAAGCGTTTGTTTCGGACGATTGCGGGGACTATGGCAGCAGGCTTGATCGCAGCAGGAGGAATAAGTGCGGGCACGGCATCGGCTGCGCCGAGCGTGAATCTGGTTCCTGTACAATGGACGGTGGACAGCAAAGATTTGGCTGAGCTGCTCAGCCAGTACCATATATCACTGGAACAGTTCACAGGCACCGAAGGGCAATGGCTCAGCGGGTCGTATGTAGTAACGTTTCCGAAGGTAGACTTCACTCTTCCAGGCGCAGGCAATAACACGCAGGGAAAGCCATCTGGCACAACAGGACAGCCGACGGATTCGCAGCAGCATAATGGCTCCGGTTCAGCAGTAACCCCAGCCACGCCAGGCACAGGCAGCACGCCGACTACGCCATCGACAGGCACGGGCAGCACGCCGACTACGCCATCGCCAGGCACAGGCAGCACGCCGACTACGCCATCGACAGGCACAGGCAGCACGCCGACTACGCCATCCACAGGCACAGGCAGCACGCAGCAGAGCCAATTCACAGCCGAGGTTGTGAGACTGGTTAATGTCGAGCGCGCCAAGTCCGGGCTTCAGCCGCTTGTCTCCGACGATGCACTGGCGAATGTAGCATTGGACAAAGCGAAGGATATGGCGAACAACAACTATTTTAGCCACACCTCGCCTACGTATGGTTCGCCATTTGATATGATGAGCCAATACGGCATTAAGTATTCCTATGCTGGCGAGAATATCGCCAGTGGTCAGCAGTCGCCTGCCCAGGTTATGCAGGACTGGATGAATAGCCAAGGGCATCGCGAGAACATTATGAACGCCAACTTCAAGAAGATTGGCGTAGGCTACTACAATGGACGCTGGGTGCAAATGTTCATCGGCTAA
- a CDS encoding permease, with protein MTAYVLRWGPPLCTLVCLGLMALIVSNRDLSFIQADAASLQSFKMLFISLLLEALPFILLGVLVSSLLQVFVSDRTIQRLAPKHPIGGVLFGSLLGLLFPLCECGMIPVVRRLIRKGMPAYIGIVFILAGPILNPIVYASTYMAFRSQPEMAYARMGLAFVVTITIGLLLWRYMKVSPLRQAQPALHHAHPHSSPAHSHTHMMHRNAQRGKLASALAHTSDEFFEMGKYLLFGALLTAAIQVSVSREAMLGLGEQPFVSSLFMMGFAFLLSLCSTSDAFVASSFSGSFQPGALLAFLVFGPMIDLKNTLMLLSVFRVKIVLWLIALTFVLVLAGAYVANRFYFS; from the coding sequence GTGACAGCCTATGTGCTTCGCTGGGGGCCGCCATTATGTACACTGGTATGCCTCGGTTTGATGGCGCTCATCGTATCGAATCGGGATCTGAGCTTTATTCAAGCCGATGCTGCCTCACTCCAATCCTTCAAAATGCTGTTCATCAGCCTCCTGCTGGAGGCGCTGCCGTTCATCCTGCTCGGCGTGCTCGTCTCATCGCTGCTGCAGGTATTCGTATCCGATCGAACCATTCAGCGGCTGGCCCCTAAGCATCCGATTGGCGGCGTGCTGTTCGGAAGTCTGCTCGGATTGTTGTTTCCACTATGCGAGTGCGGCATGATTCCTGTCGTTCGCCGCTTGATCCGCAAGGGAATGCCGGCCTATATCGGCATCGTCTTCATACTGGCTGGACCGATCCTCAACCCCATCGTCTATGCTTCTACGTATATGGCCTTTCGTTCCCAACCAGAGATGGCCTATGCGCGTATGGGGCTTGCCTTTGTCGTCACCATTACGATCGGCCTGCTGCTATGGCGTTACATGAAGGTTAGCCCGCTCCGGCAGGCACAGCCTGCCTTGCATCACGCTCACCCTCATTCCTCACCTGCCCATTCGCATACCCATATGATGCATCGCAACGCACAGCGCGGCAAGCTGGCTTCGGCACTTGCGCATACATCCGACGAGTTTTTTGAGATGGGGAAATATTTGCTGTTCGGCGCTCTGCTAACTGCGGCCATTCAGGTGAGCGTAAGCCGTGAGGCGATGCTCGGACTTGGAGAGCAGCCGTTCGTATCCAGCCTATTCATGATGGGCTTCGCATTCCTGCTGTCCCTGTGCTCGACCTCGGATGCCTTTGTCGCTTCTTCCTTCTCCGGGTCCTTCCAGCCGGGTGCATTGCTTGCTTTCCTTGTTTTTGGCCCTATGATTGATCTGAAGAACACCCTCATGCTGCTCTCGGTCTTCCGCGTGAAGATTGTGTTATGGCTTATCGCGCTTACCTTCGTGCTGGTGCTCGCCGGCGCCTACGTTGCCAATCGGTTTTATTTTTCCTAG
- a CDS encoding O-methyltransferase yields the protein MMGLEEMPLARQVDYVFRELEEELTHSIAGTVTIQIRNNAIGKFGIRHNPIEYRNGVPEQQEAGMSAMQVKAFRQMAVDALKLKRNWTHGEILYDFSVRPNSGTWSASVQYESNYNSANWMFRYQPKNKGLRDLNNG from the coding sequence ATGATGGGTTTGGAGGAAATGCCGCTAGCGCGCCAGGTAGATTATGTGTTTCGTGAGCTGGAGGAGGAGCTGACCCATTCGATTGCAGGCACGGTAACGATTCAAATCAGAAACAACGCGATCGGGAAATTCGGTATTAGGCATAATCCGATTGAATATCGCAATGGCGTACCGGAGCAGCAGGAGGCGGGCATGTCAGCGATGCAGGTCAAGGCATTTCGCCAGATGGCAGTAGATGCGCTCAAGCTCAAGCGCAATTGGACACATGGAGAGATTCTGTATGATTTCTCGGTTCGCCCGAACAGCGGCACATGGTCTGCAAGTGTTCAATACGAATCCAATTATAATTCCGCCAATTGGATGTTCCGCTATCAGCCGAAGAACAAGGGGCTGCGCGACCTCAATAACGGATAA
- a CDS encoding TIGR03943 family putative permease subunit has protein sequence MLHPILRAAILSGFAFLIVHLARTDQLGLYIAPRMELYVKLSALGLYAASIYQVYAALRALGGKEEHAHDCGCEHPPSPSLLKNIAIYTLFILPLALGFLLPNTPLESTLAAKKGMSLNAAATLSSPVGTDEDVLFPHDTFTESYAALAKDLHAVHGAIVISEAQYIETLTALDLYREPFLGREVQISGFVYRDASMTSTQFAIGRFAMNCCSADALPYGLLVEAADGAKYDTDTWLEATGALQLTVYNGKPTLQLSSPRLTQIERGDTPYVYPDYTF, from the coding sequence ATGCTCCATCCCATCCTTCGAGCCGCGATATTATCCGGCTTCGCCTTCCTGATCGTCCATCTGGCCAGGACAGACCAGCTTGGACTGTATATTGCGCCGCGCATGGAGCTGTATGTCAAGCTATCCGCACTCGGGCTGTATGCTGCGTCCATCTATCAGGTTTACGCAGCGCTCCGTGCCCTAGGGGGCAAGGAGGAGCACGCACACGACTGCGGCTGCGAGCATCCGCCTTCTCCCTCACTGCTCAAAAATATCGCGATATACACGTTGTTCATTCTGCCGCTAGCACTTGGCTTCCTGCTGCCTAACACGCCGCTGGAGAGCACGCTTGCAGCCAAGAAAGGGATGAGCCTGAACGCAGCGGCTACTCTCTCCTCGCCCGTGGGGACAGATGAAGATGTCTTATTTCCCCATGACACCTTCACGGAAAGCTATGCCGCATTGGCGAAGGATCTGCATGCTGTCCATGGAGCCATCGTCATTTCCGAGGCGCAATATATCGAGACACTGACCGCGCTTGATCTGTACCGTGAGCCGTTCCTAGGAAGAGAGGTGCAGATCAGCGGCTTCGTGTACCGCGATGCCTCGATGACCTCCACACAGTTCGCGATTGGGCGCTTCGCCATGAACTGCTGCTCTGCGGACGCGCTGCCCTATGGACTGCTGGTAGAAGCAGCAGATGGCGCCAAGTATGATACCGATACATGGCTGGAGGCGACCGGAGCACTGCAACTGACCGTCTATAACGGCAAGCCTACTCTCCAATTGAGCTCACCCCGCCTGACACAGATCGAGCGGGGCGATACGCCCTATGTTTATCCCGATTATACGTTCTGA